Proteins co-encoded in one Actinomycetota bacterium genomic window:
- a CDS encoding HU family DNA-binding protein: protein MNKGDLISRVAVDADISKREATQAVEALLDAIQTAVSRGERVSLPGFGTFEARDRSARTARNPQTGESINIKATTVPAFKAGLAFKTAVGGKKSGAKGGAKASAGAKKTSKSKGR, encoded by the coding sequence GTGAACAAAGGCGATCTCATTTCACGCGTCGCCGTTGACGCGGACATCAGCAAGCGGGAGGCGACCCAGGCGGTGGAGGCACTGCTGGACGCCATTCAGACGGCAGTCTCCCGGGGAGAGCGGGTAAGCCTTCCGGGCTTCGGCACCTTTGAGGCCCGCGACCGCTCGGCCCGCACCGCACGCAACCCACAGACGGGCGAGAGCATCAACATCAAGGCGACGACGGTCCCGGCTTTCAAGGCCGGGCTGGCGTTCAAGACCGCAGTCGGCGGCAAGAAGTCCGGGGCCAAGGGCGGAGCCAAGGCCTCCGCCGGCGCCAAGAAGACGTCGAAGTCCAAAGGACGTTAG